GGCATGCCAATGCCTTCGTGTTTGACCACGACTATATTTTCAGGCCGGAGTCCTATGACCACATCTTCAAGCCAGACTCGGAAGGGATTTTCTAGCTGCGATCGAGTAAACTGTCAGAGTTTATTCTCGATCGTTTTCCCTTGAGCTTGCTGCAGCATCCCCTGGAAAATGGACAAGTCTTCTATAGCCCCGGTGCCCAGTTCTGTTACCGGGTGATTGGTCCCTGTTGCAGGCTCTACGATCGGGAGCAACTCCCCTGGCCCTGTTGTCGCATCCAGTGGGGCAGTAAGGAACCCAGTTGGCGGCGAGTGGGGCGGCGCTTGATTGCTGATATGGCCACCCGTAATCATCCCTCCTATGTTGTGGAGATTTTGGGCCAGGAGAAGATGCGTGGTCCGATCGTCGTCACCCTCTATTCGATCCAATTATCCAAAGCCGTTCAAGAATGGTGGCACGCCAAAACCCGATCGGCGATCGCCTGTAATGCCTCTGGAACTGCAGAAGAGAGCAGCACCGAGGGATAAACAGCACTATCCCAGAGGGGATGCAGCGTGACCCGACAATCCCCCTGGTCGATCGCCCCATAGCCCAGACAGGCCCGCACCACGGCCACATCATCTAGCCGTAGGGATCCTGGGGATGAAAAAATCGGTAGTCCCGTGCGGGGATCAAAGATCTCGACCTGGTGACCCAGGGAATGCAGTTCCTCCGCAACCTGGCGAGCCACCTCCAGAAACCGATCGCGCAGCTCATCCTTCAGCCTTTCTGTCTCCGCCGTGACCTTCAACAGGGGCACTGGGCAGGCTTGCAAGACCACCAGCACCGACCCAACCGCAACCGACCAATCGGGCAATAGCCGATGGGTCTGCGAGCGAATAAAATTACTGGGCAGATGAACCGAATAGTCCATGATGGAAATCTACTATGGAAAAGTAGGTGTGTGCTAGTCATGGGGATCCGGTGCATGGAGCACCTGCGCGATCGCCCCAGGGTATAATATCCCTTGCCCTTGGTGACCCCCCCTGCGATAGAGAGACGCAATTCATCGCGTCTCTGTCCGCATTTCCGTATCCGTTCTCATCCCCCTAACATCATGTCCTCCGACGAAATCCGTGCTGCCCGTCTCCAAAAAGCAGAACAGCTCAGGCAACTGGGACTTAATCCCTACGCCTATCGCTGGCAATCTACCCACCATGCAGCGGATCTGCAGGAGAAATTTGCCGACCTGTCCCGTGGTGAGGAAGTGCAGACGGAAGTGGCCATAGCCGGTCGCATCATGACCCGCCGGTTTATGGGCAAACTGGCCTTCTGCACCCTGCAGGACGAGACTGGAAAGATTCAGCTTTACCTGGAAAAGCAGCGATTGACTCAGAATATGGGCGAAGAAGCTTTTAAGCGCCTGGATCACCTGCTCGATATTGGCGATATTTTTGGGGTACGCGGAACCGTTCGCCGCACTGACAAAGGCGAGCTCTCCATCTACGTCTCCCACTATGAAATTCTGACCAAAGCCCTGCTGCCCTTGCCCGACAAATGGCATGGTCTGACGGATATTGAAAAGCGGTATCGGCAGCGCTATGTGGATCTGATTGTGAATCCTGATGTGCGGGAGACCTTCCGCCGCAGAGCCTTGATCACAGCCGCCATTCGCCGTTACCTGGATCAGCAGGGCTTTATTGAAATTGAAACGCCAGTCCTACAACCCGAAGCCGGTGGGGCCGAGGCCCGTCCCTTTGTCACCTACCACAACACCCTGGAAATGGAGTTCTATCTGCGGATTGCCACGGAACTCCATTTGAAGCGGTTGATTGTGGGGGGCTTCGAGAAAGTCTTTGAACTGGGGCGCATTTTCCGCAACGAAGGGATTTCGACCCGTCACAACCCAGAGTTCACGACGATCGAAATCTACCAGGCTTACGCTGACTACAACGATATGATGGCCCTCACTGAGGCCCTGATCACCTACGCCGCTCAGCAGGTCCTGGGAACCCTCCAGATTACCTATCAGGGGACACCGATCGATCTCACTCCTCCCTGGCGGCGCATCACCATGTACGACCTGGTGCAGGAACAGACAGGTCTCGATTTCCGCCAGTTCCAGACTGTAGACGAGGCAAAGGCAGCAGCTACAGCAGCCGGTCTACACGATCTGGATGCCTGTCAGACGATCGGCAAAATCCTGAACGAAGCCTTCGAGCAGAAAGTGGAACCGACCCTGGTGCAACCCACTTTTGTCCTGGATTATCCGGTGGAGATCTCGCCCTTGGCCAAGCCCCACCGCTCCCAGCCCGGACTGGTAGAGCGGTTTGAGCTGTTTATCGTCGGTCGGGAGACAGCCAACAGCTTCTCGGAGCTGACGGACCCGATCGACCAGCGACAACGACTGGAAGCCCAATCTGCCCGCAAAGCTGCCGGGGATCTGGAAGCCCACGGCGTGGATGAAGACTTCCTCACCGCCCTGGAACATGGTATGCCTCCTACAGGTGGTCTGGGCATCGGCATCGATCGGCTGGTCATGCTCCTGACCGACTGCGCCAGCATCCGGGACGCGATCGCCTTTCCCTTGCTCAAACCGGAAAAATCTGACCCTGGCGACTCGGTTTGAAGGGTGCCTGTCAGCCTGTGTTTAGTGAAAATTAGTGAAAACAGAAAAGCCCCTGATCACGATCGGGCAGCAGTAATGAGTTGACTATAGGTTGGCAGAAGGTGCTAACTTACGCTGACGCTTCAGTGCAACACCTCCGAGTCCTACAGCCGCTACGCCAAGGAACATGGCAGGTTCGGGAACTGCCGTAGCCGTGGCTGTATAGGTGCCCTTGTATGGGGTTCCTGGCTCTTGGTAAAGATGCAGCGGCGGGGGACTGTAGTAACTAGGCTGAAAAGTAAAACCAGTTTGTTGTCCGTTTTGGAAATCTAAGCTACCAAAATAAACCCCATTTGGTCCCCCTGCGAAATATGCTTGATATCCCCCTGCGGTTGTCTGAACTACTAAAGATGCCGAGCTTAAAGATGAACCGGCAAGATCACCCAAATTAAAGGCTTGACCATTGACGGTAAAATTTAGCGAGAGATTTGTGAGGGTATCTAGAGAAAAGGTTCCTGTTTGGATGGCACCTGCATAACTAAGGGTTCCTGTCCCTGTAATGGGCGGAGTTAAACTGTCATCGAAAGTATTGTCAAATTGAAGGGTAAAGCTAGCAGCTTGAGCAGGATTTGAAGCCAATATGGACAAAGTCGCAACAACAGCAGTGACGCAAAGTGTATCGAAAGTCTTTTTAAGCATGATGAAGGAATCTCCTTTGGTGTGGCTGAACTTTGTAAGTCATACCTCTGGCTAACCATCAGTTATGCAATCAACCATCATCCAGCTAATTCTTGTGGGGCTACCATCCTGGGGGGCTCGCCTTCGGGTGCATCTGCTCTGCCTTCTTGCTGGGCTGAGATGATTATGGTTATGAACGCTTCTTTGGGTGAAGAGATAATCTGAGGTCTCAATAGTAGGGACGAGATCAGATCGCCTCGTCCCTACCTCAATCAATTATCAGGCTTTGGTTTTAACCACAGAAGTCAGACGCTTCCTCGCGACCACCCCCACAGCACCGAAGGTCAGCAGACCCAGGATGGTTGCAGACTCAGGTACAGGAACAACGTTCACGTTGTAGGAGAAGTTAACTGGGTAGGGGCCATCCAATCCATAGATTTCTATGGCTGCTGTGCCTGCGATCACATATGACAGGTCGATCTTATGCTCACCCACTTCCAGAGGAGAGAGGAATGTTGCAATGTTCAGGAGCTTGACCGGCTCAGTTGACTTCGGGAGAAATACATCCGTTGCAGTTTCCAGATCAGACAGGTACTCTGGTCCCAGAAACATCTTGGGGCCGCCATCGACAGATACTGCTACGTCCTTGTACCCATTGATAGCTGGACTGTAAGTATAGTTAATCAGGTCTGCCTTGGAGGACTGATCGGTGGGAAAGGGTGGAACGACAGGTGGCACATTGTTAAGGCCTGAGATCGGGATATAGAAATAGGTGCCCGCTGGGACGTAATCGTATATGTAGGGCTGGTAGTTAGGGTATGTTTCAGGATCGGTTGTCAGGAGCTGGAAAGGGGTTTTGGGTAGGTCTGATGCCTTCGCAGTGCCATCAAATAAACTTAACTTGGCCTGAAATGGCGTTATGAGTTTGGACATGTCCTCCAGGGAGTAGCCAAACAGTACATCGGAGGCAGGTAAAACCGTTCCGAAATCAGCGGCTTGGGCTGGGTGGATGGCGCTGAAGGTTGCCAGAGTTAGTCCTTAGATAACAAGCAAAAATCGTTTCATAAATACCTCTTTGGGAAAACGGGTGAACAAGGCAACGAAATCCCACAAGGGAGCTTCATGATCTCAATGGAAGTGAACTGAAGCCTTGTTTGGGACTGGTTTTGAAAGTCTTGACGGTAGGGACCCGAATCTCAACTCCAGGTCTCTCGCTGACTAGGAGTCTAAAAGTTTCAATTGATTACTATAAAGTTATAAACCTTATAAACGATTTATAGCCGTAAAAATATGTGCCAGGAGTAAATTCTTTGCAGAACTTCAATAAAGATTCAGTGAAGATACGGAAGTAAGATTCGGTGGGACTGCGAGGCCATGGAGGTAAAATTCAGTGGACTTGCGATCGTTAGCATGGTCTCTTCCCTGATATCACCTGCGAAACTCTCGCTACTGGAGATATGGCAGGTATCCTGATTCTGGTTGTGTTCAGGTTCTTCTCATCCACAGCCGCTACAGTAAATAACGGATATCCTTTGCCCCTACTCCTATGGTTTATTTCCGTATCCCCAAAACCTGGGAACTCCCCGAAAGCACAGTCACAAACCAGAGTGCCTTTTGGAATCGTCGCCAGGTCCTGAAAACCCTATTTGGGGCTAGCCTGCTGCCCCTGATCGGCTGCGCCCAGGAGGACACCGAGCATCCCCCCCAACTGGCGGGTGCCCATATTGTGGATCTCTCGGCTGCTCGCAATCCCGCTTTTGCCCAGGTCGATCGCCCCACGACAAACCGGGCCGTAGCCGCTTCCTACAACAACTTCTATGAGTTCGGAGGCACCAAATCCATCTGGCAAAATGCCCAGGCCCTGCCCCTGGAGAACTGGAAAGTGGAAGTGACCGGTTTGGTCAATAAGCCCCGGACCTATGATGTAGACACCCTGAAGCGGGAATTTCCTTTAGAAGAGCGAATTTACCGCTTTCGCTGTGTGGAAGCCTGGTCGATGGTGCTGCCCTGGATTGGCTTTCCCATGAATGCTCTGATTCAGGCGGTAGAGCCTACGGCCCAGGCCAAGTATGTTCAGTTTATGTCCTATTACGATACTAAAGTGACCCCTGGTCCCCTGTTGACGGGCTTGTTACGGCCTCTGCCCTGGCCCTATACAGAGGGATTGCGGATTGAGGAGATGGCCAATGAACTGGCCTTTTTTGCCCTGGGCATTTATGGTCAGACACTGCCCAAGCAGCATGGAGCCCCCATTCGAGCTGTGCTGCCCTGGAAGTATGGGTTTAAGGGAGCCAAGTCGATCGTCAAAATCGAGTTTACCGATCAACAACCAGCAACCTACTGGAATACGCTGGTGCCTGCTGAGTATGACTTTGAGGCGAATGTGAACCCCAGGCAGCCCCATCCTCGCTGGTCCCAGGCTACAGAGCGATTTATCGGTGCGCAGTCCCAGCTCACCTGGGAGCGGA
The nucleotide sequence above comes from Leptolyngbya sp. 'hensonii'. Encoded proteins:
- a CDS encoding PEP-CTERM sorting domain-containing protein (PEP-CTERM proteins occur, often in large numbers, in the proteomes of bacteria that also encode an exosortase, a predicted intramembrane cysteine proteinase. The presence of a PEP-CTERM domain at a protein's C-terminus predicts cleavage within the sorting domain, followed by covalent anchoring to some some component of the (usually Gram-negative) cell surface. Many PEP-CTERM proteins exhibit an unusual sequence composition that includes large numbers of potential glycosylation sites. Expression of one such protein has been shown restore the ability of a bacterium to form floc, a type of biofilm.) produces the protein MLKKTFDTLCVTAVVATLSILASNPAQAASFTLQFDNTFDDSLTPPITGTGTLSYAGAIQTGTFSLDTLTNLSLNFTVNGQAFNLGDLAGSSLSSASLVVQTTAGGYQAYFAGGPNGVYFGSLDFQNGQQTGFTFQPSYYSPPPLHLYQEPGTPYKGTYTATATAVPEPAMFLGVAAVGLGGVALKRQRKLAPSANL
- the lysS gene encoding lysine--tRNA ligase, which produces MSSDEIRAARLQKAEQLRQLGLNPYAYRWQSTHHAADLQEKFADLSRGEEVQTEVAIAGRIMTRRFMGKLAFCTLQDETGKIQLYLEKQRLTQNMGEEAFKRLDHLLDIGDIFGVRGTVRRTDKGELSIYVSHYEILTKALLPLPDKWHGLTDIEKRYRQRYVDLIVNPDVRETFRRRALITAAIRRYLDQQGFIEIETPVLQPEAGGAEARPFVTYHNTLEMEFYLRIATELHLKRLIVGGFEKVFELGRIFRNEGISTRHNPEFTTIEIYQAYADYNDMMALTEALITYAAQQVLGTLQITYQGTPIDLTPPWRRITMYDLVQEQTGLDFRQFQTVDEAKAAATAAGLHDLDACQTIGKILNEAFEQKVEPTLVQPTFVLDYPVEISPLAKPHRSQPGLVERFELFIVGRETANSFSELTDPIDQRQRLEAQSARKAAGDLEAHGVDEDFLTALEHGMPPTGGLGIGIDRLVMLLTDCASIRDAIAFPLLKPEKSDPGDSV
- a CDS encoding PEP-CTERM sorting domain-containing protein (PEP-CTERM proteins occur, often in large numbers, in the proteomes of bacteria that also encode an exosortase, a predicted intramembrane cysteine proteinase. The presence of a PEP-CTERM domain at a protein's C-terminus predicts cleavage within the sorting domain, followed by covalent anchoring to some some component of the (usually Gram-negative) cell surface. Many PEP-CTERM proteins exhibit an unusual sequence composition that includes large numbers of potential glycosylation sites. Expression of one such protein has been shown restore the ability of a bacterium to form floc, a type of biofilm.); translated protein: MSKLITPFQAKLSLFDGTAKASDLPKTPFQLLTTDPETYPNYQPYIYDYVPAGTYFYIPISGLNNVPPVVPPFPTDQSSKADLINYTYSPAINGYKDVAVSVDGGPKMFLGPEYLSDLETATDVFLPKSTEPVKLLNIATFLSPLEVGEHKIDLSYVIAGTAAIEIYGLDGPYPVNFSYNVNVVPVPESATILGLLTFGAVGVVARKRLTSVVKTKA
- the msrP gene encoding protein-methionine-sulfoxide reductase catalytic subunit MsrP, translated to MVYFRIPKTWELPESTVTNQSAFWNRRQVLKTLFGASLLPLIGCAQEDTEHPPQLAGAHIVDLSAARNPAFAQVDRPTTNRAVAASYNNFYEFGGTKSIWQNAQALPLENWKVEVTGLVNKPRTYDVDTLKREFPLEERIYRFRCVEAWSMVLPWIGFPMNALIQAVEPTAQAKYVQFMSYYDTKVTPGPLLTGLLRPLPWPYTEGLRIEEMANELAFFALGIYGQTLPKQHGAPIRAVLPWKYGFKGAKSIVKIEFTDQQPATYWNTLVPAEYDFEANVNPRQPHPRWSQATERFIGAQSQLTWERKETLLFNGYAEYVARLYA
- a CDS encoding methylmalonic aciduria and homocystinuria type D protein — translated: MDYSVHLPSNFIRSQTHRLLPDWSVAVGSVLVVLQACPVPLLKVTAETERLKDELRDRFLEVARQVAEELHSLGHQVEIFDPRTGLPIFSSPGSLRLDDVAVVRACLGYGAIDQGDCRVTLHPLWDSAVYPSVLLSSAVPEALQAIADRVLACHHS